The DNA segment GAAGGCTGCGGCCGTCGAAGCGAGGATCAGGGGCGGATACGCCATATCGAGGGTCCCCTTCGTCGCGATGATGACCATCCGCTGCTCGTCGTCGTCCCGAACCGCGGCGAGTTCGGCTTCGAGCTCCTCGATGCGTGCTTCGAGGGCTGCAACGTCCTCGACCGACTCGCCAGCGGCGGGCTGGGTCTCCGTGCTCATCGCTGCCGCCCGACCGATCGATCGGTCGACGTGCGCGATCCGATCCCGTCGATAGCCGTCATGCGGTTTTCCGGACGTAGTGTTTGTACACGTCCGCATCCTCGGTCTGATCGACCAGTTCGACGCCCGTCGTCGAGCCGGCCCACCCCTTGATGTCGCTCATGCTCCCGGCATCGGTCGCGAGCACTTCGAGTACCTCCTCGCTCCCCAGCCCGTCGACCGCCTGTTTGGTCTCGATGACTGGCATGGGGCAGTTCTCTCCCGTGACGTCGAGCGTCTCGGCAGTGTCGTGTTCGTCGCTCATGTTTTATCTTGCCTCTACTAAACAATATTGACTGAGCGTTTCAAAAGTCTTGTGCATCTACCGCACAGCCCTGGCCTAAAAATCATCAGAAGCAGAATAGACAGCGTTCTGACGTCGAAAGTCTCGAATCCAACTATACTATATTGTATAGAATTCACTATTCTATACGAAGACTTATCGGGGCCGAACGGGTAGGCGGGTACGATGAGTGACGAAGCGTTCCCCGACCCGGCCGTCGATGTCGAATCGATCGAGCCGAACGAACTGAAAGAGCGCATCGACGACAGCGAGGACGTGTTCCTGCTCGACACGCGTTCGAGTGAGGCGTTCGAGGAGTGGCACATCGACGAACCGAACGTCACCGTCCGGAACGTGCCGTACTTCGAATTTCTGCTCGGCGACGTCAACGACGGCGTCTTCGAGGAGATTCCCGACGATCGGGACGTGACGGTCCTCTGTGCGAAGGGCGATTCGAGCGAGTACGTCGCCGGCTTGCTGGCCGAACGCGGCTACGAGGTCCGT comes from the Halococcus saccharolyticus DSM 5350 genome and includes:
- a CDS encoding sulfurtransferase TusA family protein, whose product is MSDEHDTAETLDVTGENCPMPVIETKQAVDGLGSEEVLEVLATDAGSMSDIKGWAGSTTGVELVDQTEDADVYKHYVRKTA